A stretch of the Lactuca sativa cultivar Salinas chromosome 9, Lsat_Salinas_v11, whole genome shotgun sequence genome encodes the following:
- the LOC128128439 gene encoding uncharacterized protein LOC128128439 has translation MRSWNDLQTRLTNNKTIDKQIQEQINKEKDHWKNVLIRIIAVVKTLGKCNLAFRGTNEKIYEENNGNFLTIIEMIAEFDLIMQEHIRRINDKEIHNHYLGHNMQNELISLLGEEVKTKIIKKVREAKYFSIILDCIPDTSHKEQMSIILQCLDLSTTPIEVKEYFLGFLVVDNTTGKDLYDAIVDEIKNIGLDINDVRGQGYDNGSNMKGKHQGIQKRLLDINPKAFYTPCGCHSLNLVICDRANSCERASEFFGVIQRIYSIFASSTQRWKILQDNIPNLTLKSLSQTRWESTVESVKAIRFQALQLRKTLLQLSKNCGDPKIKSEAKCLATYELENYEFLLGMIIWYDVLFAINTVSKSLQSNDICIDDAIDQLNGLLCFFEEYRENGFEKALDYAKELALEMNVKPEFREKRIIQRNRRYDENATEQGVMNVALNLITHVALIITAHFDDIYSQKDRCIGMFNH, from the exons ATGAGGTCATGGAATGACTTACAAACtagattaacaaataataaaacaatTGACAAGCAAATCCAagaacaaataaataaagaaaaagatcATTGGAAAAACGTGTTAATAAGAATCATTGCTGTAGTTAAAACTTTAGGAAAATGTAATTTAGCATTTCGTGGAAcaaatgaaaaaatttatgaagaaaataatgGTAATTTTTTAACTATAATTGAAATGATTGCTGAATTTGATCTTATTATGCAAGAACATATTAGGAGAATTAATGACAAAGAAATTCATAATCATTATCTTGGACATAATATGCAAAACgaacttattagtttattaggaGAAGaagttaaaactaaaattattaaaaaagtaAGAGAGGCTAAATACTTTTCAATAATACTTGATTGTATTCCTGATACAAGTCATAAGGAACAAATGTCAATTATCTTACAATGTTTAGATCTTTCAACCACTCCAATAGAAGTTAAGGAATACTTTCTAGGATTTTTAGTTGTAGATAATACAACCGGTAAAGACTTATATGATGCTATAgttgatgaaattaaaaataTAGGACTAGATATAAATGATGTTAGGGGTCAAGGTTACGACAATGGTTCAAATATGAAAGGAAAACATCAAGGTATACAGAAACGATTGTTAGATATTAACCCTAAAGCATTCTACACTCCTTGTGGTTGTCATAGTTTAAATTTAGTAATTTGTGATAGGGCTAATTCGTGTGAAAGAGCTAGTGAATTTTTTGGAGTTATACAACGTATATATTCGATATTTGCTTCATCAACTCAAAGGTGGAAAATATTACAAGATAATATACCAAACCTAACACTTAAATCATTATCGCAAACTCGTTGGGAAAGTACGGTAGAAAGTGTAAAAGCAATTAGATTTCAAGCACTACAATTAAGAAAAACACTTTTACAATTATCTAAAAATTGTGGAGATCCAAAAATTAAAAGTGAGGCTAAATGTTTAGCTACATATGAACTtgaaaactatgaatttttattaGGAATGATTATTTGGTATGATGTTTTGTTTGCTATTAACACTGTTAGTAAAAGCTTGCAATCAAATGATATATGTATCGATGATGCTATAGATCAACTAAATGGACTTTTGTGTTTCTTTGAAGAATATAGAGAAAACGGATTTGAAAAGGCTTTAGATTATGCAAAAGAATTGGCTTTAGAAATGAATGTAAAACCAGAATTTCGTGAAAAGCGTATCATTCAAAGAAATAGACGATATGATGAAAAT GCGACTGAACAAGGTGTTATGAATGTTGCTCTAAATCTTATTACGCATGTTGCGTTAATCATCACGGCCCATTTTGATGACATCTACTCTCAGAAAGACCGTTGCATAGGAATGTTTAATCACTAG